The Rhodobacter sp. genome segment GGAGTGCTATTCGGCCCAGGGAGGAGGAGGGGCCTCAGCAACAGGTCGGAACCGTTCGCAGGGAGGAGGAGCGTCGGGTTCCTTGCACGATCGGCCCAGGGAGGAGGAGGGGCCGTCGTTCGGTGTCGGGCCTTTGGGGCCCGGAAAGTCAGGCGTCGCGGCCGTAGGCGGCTTCGTAGGCGAGCCGCGAGATCATCGAGCGGCTGATGCCCAGATCCGCCAGCTCGCGGCTGGTCAGCATGTTCAGTTCGTTGTAGGTGCGGACATAGACCCGCGAGCGGGCCCAGGCGGCGCGCAGCGACGCGATGGCATCGGCCAGAGGGGCGAAAACGCCGGAAGCGCGCGAGTGAGAGGCGGAAACATAAGCCATGGTCGTCGGTCTTTCTTGCAGTTCTGGGGTGGCGGCGGCGGGGCCGTTCCCTGTTGCCAGCAAGATGCCCACTATGCTGCGTATGCACAATCCCTTGCGAAAGCATTGCTGCTATGCAGCGATTACATGGCGACGCTGCGTAAACTTGGGATGCCTTTCAATGGCTTCGGCGGAAAATTGACCAAATGGCCCATTGCTGCGCTTGCACAGTGTGCATCTCTTGCCTGCGACACGTTCGAGAAGGGTCTTGTCTTGGACCCGTTGCGGCGCAGGTTATGGCGCAACCGAACCGAATCGTCAGGAGGATGACACGATGACCGCCAGCCCCACCCCCTCGCGCGAGGCGATTCTCGCCGCGCTCGGCCGTGTTGCCGTCCCCGGCGGCGGCGATCTGGTCAGCCGCGACCTGGTCCGCGCGCTGGTGGTGGATCATGGCGCCGTCCGGTTCGTGATCGAGGCGGAAAGTCCCGAGGCCGCGCGGGCACTGGAGCCCGCGCGCATCGCGGCCGAGCGCGCCGTGGCGGGATTGCCCGGGGTCGAGAAGGTCGCGGTGGCGATGACGGCGCACGGTCCGGCCCCCAGGCAGGCAGCCGGCGGACCGGCGGGGCGAGACGAGCCGCCAGCGCTGACGATCGGCCGGCATCCGACCCCGGGGCCGTCCGACGTTCCGGGCGTGAAGCGCATC includes the following:
- a CDS encoding DUF1127 domain-containing protein, whose translation is MAYVSASHSRASGVFAPLADAIASLRAAWARSRVYVRTYNELNMLTSRELADLGISRSMISRLAYEAAYGRDA